The Microlunatus antarcticus DNA segment ACCCCACCGACGTGATCGTCGCCTTCGAGAACTACTCCGGCGGGTTCCGGGGGCGGCACGGCGGCCGGGTCACCCCGATCCTCAAGGGCGTCGACGTGGCCTTCCGCCGCGGCGCCCTCACCGCGGTGGTGGGTGAGACCGGCAGCGGGAAGACGATGCTCGCCCTGAGCATCGTCGGGCTGACCCCCGCCACGTTCGAGCGCACGGGCGGCTCGATCCACCTGAACGGGACCGACCTCGGCGGGTACGACGAGGCCGCCTTCCGCGGTGTCCGCGGCCGCACGGTGGCCATGGTCTTCCAGGACTCGCGCAGCGCGCTCAACCCGGTCTTCACCGTCGGCCGACAGCTCGTGGACGTCGTGCGGCTGCACCAGGGTCTCGGCAAGGCGGCGGCCCGGACGCGGGCGGTCGAGCTGCTCGAGCAGATGCGGGTCCCCGAGCCGGAGCGGCGCCTGCGGCAGTACCCGCACGAGCTGTCCGGCGGCACCGCCCAGCGCGTCCAGCTCGCCATCGCCCTGGCCTGCGAGCCGGAGCTGCTCCTGCTGGACGAGCCGACGACCGGCCTCGACCTGACCGTCCAGGCCGAGGTCCTGGAGCTCATCGTCGAGATGATCAAGGGCGGCCGGCTGTCCGCGCTGCTGATCACCCACGACATGGGGGTCGTGGCCCAGACCTGCGACGACGTCGTCGTGCTCCGGCACGGCGAGATCTGCGAGTCCGGACGGACCTCCTCGGTGCTCACGAACCCCACCCACCCCTACACCGCCGAGCTGGTCGCCGCCAGCCAGACGCTCGGAGGCACCCGATGACCCGCTCAGCCCTGGTGGTCAACGGGATGGTCAAGCGGTTCGCCGTGCGCGACCGCGGCGTACGGGCCCAGCTCACCGCGGTCGACGGTGTCGACCTCACGCTGGCTCCCGGGGAGACGGTCGCCGTCGTCGGGGAGTCCGGCTCCGGCAAGTCCACCCTCGCGCGGTGCATCGCGCGCCTCGTCGAGCCGGACGCGGGCCGCGTGATGCTGGACGAGGTGGACCTCACGGGCCTGCGCCGCCGGTCGCTGTGGCAGGCGTACCAGCGGCTGCAGATGGTGTTCCAGGACCCGATGACGTCGCTGAACCCGCAGATGACGGTCGGGGAGACCATCGACGAGCCGCTGCGGCTGCACAGCCGCCGGTCGCGCCAGGAACGTCGCGCGCGGGTCGAGGAGCTCCTCGCCGACGTCCGGCTCGACGCCGCGCTGCTCGGGCGCTACCCCCGCCAGCTCAGCGGTGGCCAGCGCCAGCGGGTCGCGATCGCCCGCGCGCTGGCGGTGGACCCGACCTACCTGCTGCTCGACGAGCCCACCTCGGCCCTCGACGTGTCCGTGCGCGGCCAGGTGCTCGACCTGCTCTCGCGGCTCCGCGAAGAACGCGGCCTGGGCTACCTGCTCATCTCCCACGACCTGTCCTCGGTCCGGCGCATGGCCGACCGCGTCCTCGTCATGTACCTCGGCTCGGTCGTCGAGACCGGCCGGACCGAGGACGTCTTCACCAACCCGCAGCACCCGTACACCCGGGCCCTGCTCTCCGCGGCGATGTCGACCCAGTACGGCACGACCACCGAGCGGATCCGGCTCCGGGGCGAGATCCCCAGCCCGGTCCACCTCCCGGCCGGCTGCCGCCTCGCGTCCCGCTGCCCCGAGGTCCAGCCGTCGTGCCACACCGCCCGGCCGCCGCTGCTCACCGTCTCCGGGGGGCCGCACCTCGTGGCCTGCCCCGTGGTGCTGTCCGGCCACCCGGAGGTGCTCAGCAGCATCGCCTGACGCAGGCTGCCCACCGATCCGGACCACCGAAGACGCTCTCCCTCCCTCGTGCCGACGCCCGGCACAGAACAGGAACACCCATGCCCGGAAGCACCCAGACCCGACGCGCCGTCGCCGCGCTGGTCGGCCTCACCACCTTCACCGTGCTCACCGGCTGCGGGTCGGCCGGCTCGCAGAGCGACACCGAGGCCCCCGCCGCGACCACGGCCATCACCACGGCCTGGCCCGCCGACGTCACCTCGCTCGACCCGGCCAACCTCTCGACCGGCCAGGACCGCGCGCTGACCCGGAACATCTACCAGCCGCTGCTGTCGCCGAAGTTCGCGGAGCAGGCCGACGGATCCCTCAAGTTCCAGGGGGCCGAGGTGGTCCCGCTGCTCGCCGAGTCCTGGACGACCAAGGACTCCTCGATCACGTTCAAGCTGCGCCAGGGGGTCAAGTTCCACGGCACCGACGACGAGGTCACCGCCTCGGACGTCAAGTTCAGC contains these protein-coding regions:
- a CDS encoding ABC transporter ATP-binding protein translates to MEQTGSTTLEVVPELDHEPDPTDVIVAFENYSGGFRGRHGGRVTPILKGVDVAFRRGALTAVVGETGSGKTMLALSIVGLTPATFERTGGSIHLNGTDLGGYDEAAFRGVRGRTVAMVFQDSRSALNPVFTVGRQLVDVVRLHQGLGKAAARTRAVELLEQMRVPEPERRLRQYPHELSGGTAQRVQLAIALACEPELLLLDEPTTGLDLTVQAEVLELIVEMIKGGRLSALLITHDMGVVAQTCDDVVVLRHGEICESGRTSSVLTNPTHPYTAELVAASQTLGGTR
- a CDS encoding oligopeptide/dipeptide ABC transporter ATP-binding protein, with translation MTRSALVVNGMVKRFAVRDRGVRAQLTAVDGVDLTLAPGETVAVVGESGSGKSTLARCIARLVEPDAGRVMLDEVDLTGLRRRSLWQAYQRLQMVFQDPMTSLNPQMTVGETIDEPLRLHSRRSRQERRARVEELLADVRLDAALLGRYPRQLSGGQRQRVAIARALAVDPTYLLLDEPTSALDVSVRGQVLDLLSRLREERGLGYLLISHDLSSVRRMADRVLVMYLGSVVETGRTEDVFTNPQHPYTRALLSAAMSTQYGTTTERIRLRGEIPSPVHLPAGCRLASRCPEVQPSCHTARPPLLTVSGGPHLVACPVVLSGHPEVLSSIA